A genome region from Labilibaculum antarcticum includes the following:
- a CDS encoding sulfatase family protein → MLKKIFIAFLLSIFAWSNSFADKRPNVIVILADDLGVGDVSNYRRMHTNQIILETPNIDKLANSGMKFTNAHAPAALCATSRYAIMTGNSCYRSTLPWGVWGGYSKSVIKPDQLTLGRLMKQADYQTAFLGKWHLGTTFNRKDNPNVEYVPNKKKKIEDEVDITRIVASGPNQNGFDYSFNLPSGIQNVPYAAYENDKWFPLTKESKIAIIDQEYMASLDLELDKKEGLGDSNWEPRKIGPLLVNKAVDYIKGHANKKEPFFMYYCSQAVHTPHSAAKELNGVKIAGTTPSRHMDMIKELDVQVGMIVDELKEQGIYENTVLIFTSDNGGLHVDGDTWNSHHEPSDIYRGCKNDPYEGGHRVPFIVTWPKEIKAKQSTEQPILGLDIMATLAAITDQNISADVAMDSYNLLPVLQNTKGAKTHPFLMVQGGSHKEVIIIDEGWKLIIQMDKKDKTDKIRTPIALFDLNNNEKEDERYNLINDKKYQDKIEYLFKKYNDTRDNKPFTGKHL, encoded by the coding sequence CAAGCGTCCCAATGTCATTGTGATATTAGCAGATGATCTGGGCGTAGGCGACGTTTCTAACTATCGTCGCATGCATACGAATCAAATCATTTTGGAAACGCCAAATATTGACAAATTGGCGAATTCAGGAATGAAATTCACCAATGCTCATGCACCAGCAGCCTTGTGCGCAACATCTCGTTATGCTATTATGACAGGAAACAGTTGCTACCGAAGTACCCTTCCCTGGGGTGTTTGGGGTGGTTACTCCAAGTCAGTAATTAAACCAGACCAATTAACTTTGGGCCGATTAATGAAACAAGCTGATTATCAAACAGCTTTTTTGGGCAAATGGCATTTGGGAACTACATTCAACAGAAAAGACAATCCAAATGTTGAGTATGTTCCGAACAAAAAAAAGAAAATTGAAGACGAAGTAGACATTACTAGAATAGTAGCTAGCGGTCCGAACCAAAATGGGTTTGACTATAGCTTTAATTTGCCTTCTGGAATTCAGAATGTTCCTTATGCAGCCTACGAAAATGACAAATGGTTTCCATTAACAAAGGAGTCTAAAATTGCTATAATTGATCAAGAATACATGGCTTCTTTAGATCTTGAATTGGATAAAAAAGAAGGCCTGGGCGATTCCAATTGGGAACCAAGAAAAATTGGTCCTTTATTGGTAAACAAAGCTGTCGATTACATTAAAGGTCATGCCAATAAAAAAGAACCATTCTTTATGTATTACTGTTCACAGGCCGTTCATACACCACATTCTGCAGCAAAGGAATTAAATGGCGTGAAAATAGCAGGTACCACTCCATCAAGACATATGGATATGATTAAGGAGTTGGATGTGCAAGTGGGAATGATTGTGGATGAATTAAAAGAACAAGGCATCTATGAAAATACCGTATTAATTTTCACTTCTGATAATGGTGGATTACATGTAGATGGAGACACTTGGAATTCTCATCATGAACCAAGCGACATTTACAGAGGTTGCAAAAACGATCCTTATGAAGGAGGACATCGCGTGCCTTTTATTGTGACTTGGCCAAAAGAAATTAAGGCCAAGCAAAGTACAGAGCAACCAATTCTAGGTCTTGACATTATGGCTACATTAGCTGCAATTACAGATCAAAATATTAGCGCAGATGTAGCAATGGATTCATACAATCTACTTCCTGTGTTACAAAATACAAAAGGAGCCAAAACACACCCTTTCTTAATGGTTCAAGGAGGTTCTCATAAAGAGGTTATTATAATCGACGAAGGTTGGAAATTGATCATTCAAATGGACAAAAAAGACAAAACCGATAAAATAAGAACTCCAATTGCTCTGTTTGATTTAAACAACAATGAGAAAGAAGATGAAAGATACAATCTGATAAATGACAAAAAATATCAGGATAAAATAGAATATCTATTCAAGAAATACAACGACACAAGAGACAATAAACCTTTTACAGGAAAACACTTGTAG